The DNA sequence TATCGTGCAATTCCGGAATGAAAAGTTTGATAGCGTTGATGATGCTGGATCCTTTCCAGATGAACATGCCGCTGTTCCATAGAAATTCGCCGCTCTCCAAGAATCGAATCGCCGTCCGCAGTAACGGTTTTTCGGCAAAAGTTTTAACCTTGTAAACATCCTCATCGACGGGCGCGACGCTTTTGTCCATCTGAATATATCCGTAACCAGTCGCGGGTCGTGTCGGCGTAATCCCGAAAGTGACCAACGCGACGTGATCTTTCGCGAAACGGTAGCCGGTCATTACTGCGTTTTTGAATGCGTCAATGTCCGAAATGAGATGATCGGATGGGAAGATTCCGATGACCGCGTTCGGGTCTCTGTCTAAGATGATCGTCGTAACCAATCCGATCGCCGGCGCCGTGTTTTTGCCACTTGGTTCGATGATCACATTTTTTTCTGGTAATTTGGTGAGGTCTCGCAGGATTGCTTCTTTCAGCGATTTCCCGGCGATGACGTAGATTTTTTTCTCATCGCAGATTTGCCGAAGTCTTTCGTAAGTCAACTTCAGCATCGATTGTTCAGCGACAATATTCAATAGTTGTTTTGGACGTTCGCGCCGGCTTCGTGGCCAGAACCGCTTTCCGATGCCGCCCGCTATGATGACTGCATACATTATTTCACCTCGTGATTAAAGGTTAATTTCAATCGTGCCGGTAAAAACGGATTTTGTTGGTCCGCTCAGCCAAAATGTATCATTTGTTTCATCGATTTGCAACTCGCCGCCACGGGCGATTAATCGGATTGGAAACGTCTGATCGAACAATTTCGAGACCATATAAGCCGCCGCCGTTGCGCCGGTTCCGCAGGCCAAGGTTTCATCCTCGACGCCGCGCTCATAAGTCCGAATCGCCCATCGTCCATCTTTGTTCTGTTCGATGAAATTTACATTGGCATCGAAGGTTTTTCGGAGTTTCGGTGCGATATTCCGAATATCGATCTGCGCCAGATTTTTTGTTAAAACTACTAAATGCGGCACGCCGGTATCGACCCGAAAAACCTCGTTCCCATTGAACGTTTCAATTTTTAATTCGATGGGTTTGCGAACGGTAATCGCGACATTTCCGTTTTTGTAAACGCCGGAATGTTCGCCGTCTGCCGCCAAAAAACGGTACGATCCTTTGACACAAATCGCGTTGTCGTGAACGAAAAGAACCGCCGCGCGACTGCCGTTTCCGCACATCGCCGGTCCCGAACCGTCCGGATTGAAGTACGCCATCTCAAAGTCGCATTCCGGATAGTTTCGGATAAAAATCGTTCCGTCGCCGCCGATTCCGAATCGTCTGTCGCAGAATTTTTGTGCGAGTGCCGGCGCATTTGACTGAAAAAGCGCTGGTCGATCGTCGATGAGAACGAAATCGTTGCCGGCGGCTGTAATTTTCCAGAAGTGAATCTGCATTGTCAGTAATTTAACTCTACTTCGGCAGTTTCCCAGCGAGATCGAATGGTGATCATGTTGGGTAAATCTTTATAAGGTTCGGCAATTCGATAAGGAATCATTCGTCCGGCATCATAGACTTCGTCCCCGTTTGGGTCGAACCAGATGCGTGCGCTGTATTTTCCGGGAAGTAGCGATAGGAATACGAATTTGCCCGTACTGTCCGGGTGTGTTTGCCGCTGGAAGTTTTCTGTCGATGACTGAACTGCCACGATTAATTTTTTAAAATCGATGGTCGTGCTCGTTTTGACAATGCCGCTGAGCGAACCGAATTGATTGACGTCAATCGTACTGAATGTTTGCGTGATTACGGAATCTTTGAAGAAATTGTCCGCGGCGTCTTTCCATTTTTGGCAAAGAAGTTTGATTGTATAATTGGAATTCGATTTCAACGGTTCCATTGGCGTTAGAACGAGCGAATTTCCGTCAAGCCATCTGTCAGCGGTCGGAACATTGATGCTGTCGCTTTCGAATAGAAGAATTTTCTGCTGGATCGAATCGAGAATAATCGGCTCGGAAAAATCCAGGACGATCGGATCAGTCGAACCAAAGTTTTTTCCGCGGTTGAGCGGATTCGTTTTTATCAATCGAGGCTTCAGTGTGTCGGTCTGCACGCGCCAGGTGAATCGAATCGGCCGATTGTCCAACGCCGGATGGTCGCCGGTTTCGTCGAACAGGTTTCGGATCGCGATGGAATATGTCGAATCGGGTATAAGTCCGTCCACTTGCAGAAAAACCTGTTTTGGCGAGCCCGCGTCTGCCCATGTTTTTAGGACATTTGGAGTTCCTGAGCCAATGATATGAAACGCGGCGTTTTTCAGATTCGTATCAGGGATAGAACTCGTGAAATTCAATTCCAGTGCGTTGTTTGTCGGAACTGCAGTCAGGAGTCGAAATGGTCGGAGTGATATTTTGTCCAATCGAAAATTGATGCCAATCGCGGTGTCATTACGATGACGAATGACGATGTTTTTCGTCTGCTGTATTCCCAGTGGATCCTCTTCCATGGGGAAAAATGTCCCCGGTTTAGCGGCAGGCGGCACGTGCGCGATCAGCCGGTATTCGCCGACCGGCAGATTGCTGACTTCATAAAAACCGGAGCCTGTGACGGCGGCGGCATAATCTGGCTTCTGAGATGGTAGCGAGTCGGGGAAAGCGATCTGTTTTCGGAAAACCCAGATCATTGCGGGTTTTTTCTCTGGAATTTGATAGACAATACCGCTGATTTTTCCTTCGTCCAAAGAATCGCCGGTGGAAAATGCCAGTTTGATGTCTTCGACTGTCGGATTCTTTTGAAAATCCTGTAGGTTTCGTGCGTAACTAAAGATGTAGGTTCTGTTGGATTGAAGCGGTTCCAGAAGTTTGATCGTGATTTTTTTTCGATTCGTTTTGATGACGGGAGTCGTTTTCAGATGCGGTGAGACAATCAGTGTTCCTTCTGCACTGCGCGGATTGATCGTTTCGGAAAAGGTCAATTCGATTTTTGGCTTGAGAGTCACCCGAATCGATCCATTCTCCGGAATGACCGAAACCAGCCGTGGTCCAATCACATCAACGGGTCCTCCGCCTGGCTGTCCCTGAGCGGCGCAGCCGACCAGCGCAACGATAACGCCGGCGACCAATCCACCCTGGAACCATTGAATTAGAATCCATTTTTTTTCAGTCCAGTTCAACAATATCTCTTCATTCGGATTGATAGAAAAGAACGGCGAACGATCAAATAATCGCCAATTCTTTGCCGATTTTATGAAATTTTTCCAGCACAAAATCCAACTGTTCCTGACGATGCGTCGCAATATAACTGGTTCTGAGACGAGAAGAATTTCCCGGCACAGCTGGGCTGATGATGGCGTTTGTGTAAATTCCTTCGTTAAATAGCCTTTTCCAGAACGTGAAAGTTTTCATATTATCGCCGATGATGATTGGAATGACGGGCGTTTCGCTTGTCGAAGTATCGAATCCCATACTGCGATATTCTTTCCGCATATAATTACCGATTTCAATAAGTCTTTGCCGGCGCTCCGGTTCAGATTGGATGATCTGAAGAGCGGCGCGTACTCCGGAGAGAACGCTGGGAGGCAGACTGGCGGTGAAAATCATTGCCCGCGAATTGTGTTTAATGTAATCGATGACGTCGGCATTTCCTGCGACGAAACCGCCGACCGCGCCAAACGATTTAGAGAATGTTCCCATAATCAGATCGACCTGAGAAGTCAGTCCAAAATGCGCCGCCGTGCCGTTGCCTTTAGGCCCCAGAACACCTATCGAATGCGCGTCGTCCACCATCAACCGCGCGCCGTATTTTTGAACGATCGGGCAAATTTCGGGAATCTTAGCAATGTCGCCTTCCATCGAAAAAATACCGTCAACGATAACGAGTTTTCCAGATTTTTCTGAAATGCCCGCCAATGTTTTTTCGAGACTCGCCATATCGTTGTGTCGATAACGATGAATACCGGCTCCTGAAAGCAGGCATCCGTCAACGATGCTGGCGTGGTCCAATTTGTCGATGATGACTGCGTCGGTTTTCCCTAACAGCGACGAAATGACGCCGAGATTCACTAAAAAGCCGGTGGAAAAAATCAAAGCGGCTTCCTTTTCGACAAATTCCGCCAACTCCTTCTCGAACGCCTCGTGAATGTCAAGCGTTCCGTTCAGGAAGCGACTGCCGGTTCTGCCGGTGCCGTATTCATGCAAAGCTTTTTCCGCCGCTGAAATGACTGCTGGGTGGTGGGTCAGTCCGAGATAGTTGTTCGATCCGATCATGATTTTAGGCTCGCCGTTGTAAATCATGACGGTATCGTCTCCGCCGGAAAAAGGTATAAAATAGGGATAATATCCCCTGGATTTAGCCTCTTTTACGGCTGTATATTCAAAGCATTTTTTAAACAAATCCATTAAGAATCCTCATTTTCAACAAAAAATCGTTGTTAATTTACAGTGACAGCAGTTGAATTGCAATGTTAACTCTCCACCGGGAATTCATCGGTTATCAAAATAATTCTGAAAAGAAGATTAATACAGGAAAATAGGCTGAATTTGATTACATTTTGGGCGTTATGAGACGAGAATTTGGAGGATAAATGAAACGACGACTTTGCGGGATTTCTGCGATTGGCTGGCTAATATTAACGATAAGCGGACTTTTATTTGCCGAAGATTGGCAAACGGATTATGAGAAGTCAGGATTTCTGGAGACGCCGCGGTACGCCGAAACGGTTCAATTTTGTCAACGGTTGGACGAAGCGTCCGGCTCCATTCTCTTCACGCACTTCGGAATTTCACCTCAAGGAAGAGATTTGCCGTTGTTGATTTTTGACTCCGACAGTAATTTTACGCCGGAAAAGCAGAAACAGAGCGGAAAAGCGCTCGTTTTGTTCATTGCCGGAATTCACCCCGGAGAAATTGATGGCAAAGACGCCGGACTGATGCTTTTGCGGGATATAGTCGTCGATGGAAAATATGCGGAATTAATGAAGAATGTTACGTTACTTTTTATTCCGATTTTCAATGTTGACGGTCACGAGCGGTTTTCGCCATATAACCGATTCAATCAAAGCGGACCGAAAGAAATGGGCTGGCGCGTCACGGCGCAAAATTTTAATCTCAACCGTGACTTTTCAAAAGCCGATTCACCGGAAATGCGTGCATGGCTGTCGCTTTTTCAACAGTGGTTACCGGATTTGATCCTCGATAGTCACGTCACCGACGGCGCCAATTATCAATACGTGGTGACTTATGGAATGGAACAGCATGTCGGTGCGATTGCCGAACCGGTGCGAAAATGGAATGTGGATACGTTCCTACCGATGTTGAAAAAAGGTTTGGAAACAGACGGCTATCCGCTGGGCGTTTATGTTATTCAGAAAGATGAAAAAGAATTTATGAAAGGTCTCACGTACGGCGTTGCCTCGCCGCGTTTTTCCAATGGTTACGGCGCAATTCAAAACCGTCCTTGTATTCTTATCGAGACGCACATGTTAAAAGATTACAAAACGCGCGTTTCCGCCACTTATCAGGTTTTCAAGAACGTTTTGGCTATCGTCAATGAAAATTGCTCCGTTTTGAAAAAAACCGTCGCTGATGGCGATGCGGAAACGGCGGCGATTCCGGTCGGTACATCGATTCCGCTCAATTTCAGTGTGACGTCTGATAGTGTTTTCATCGAATTCAAAGGTTTTGGCTACCGGAAGGAATTCAGCGATATTTCCGGAAGCGATCGCGTGATCTGGACGGAAAGGCCGGTCAATTATTATATGCCGTTCTTTACGAATGTCGTTCCAACGGCGAGCGCCGAAATGCCGTACGCCTATCTCATTCCGGCTGAATTCAAACCCATCGTTGATATTCTAAAACTTCACGGCGCAAAGATAAAGCAATTAAAAACGGATCAAAAACTCAAAGTCAATTCATACAAATTTTCAAACGTTTCGTGGCAAAGTACTCCTTCTGAAGGCAGACATCCGGTCAGTTTTTCGACCACTAAAATAAGCTTTGAAAGAAATTTTCCAGCCGGGACATTTGTCATTTTGATGAATCAGCGGACGAACCTGATTGTGACGCATTTACTGGAACCGGACGCGGTCGATTCGTTCGTTAAATGGGGATTTTTTGATGGAATTTTTGAACAGAAAGAGTATGGCGAAGTTTATGTTCTGGAAGATACCGCGTGGAAAATGTTGAAAGAAAATCCCGAAATGAAACGTGAATTCGAAAGAAAAATCAACACCGATCCCAAATTTGCCGCCGATCCGCTTCAACGCCTGTTTTTCTTCTTTGACCGTTCGCCATTTCACGACGACCAACTCAATTTATATCCGATTTCAAAAGTGATGAAACCGGTTGAATTGAACATCGAACAATCTGAGCGTTAATAACGGTCGGTTAATGATTGTTTAAAGCGTCATTAAAGGAGGTTTAAATGAAATTGAGTCGATTGGCCGAAATCATTCTTACTTTTACACTTCTTTTTGTCATTGCTCAGCCGGAAAAACGCGCGATGTCGCCGGATGGGAAATGGATCGCCTACACCATTGCAACTCCCGATCTCGCGAAGGATCGTTATTTCGACGATATTTGGTTAGTTCCGGCGGATGGCGGTGTTACGAAACCGCTGACGACGCACCCGGAGAATGATTATTCGCCGCGCTGGTCGCCCGATGGAAAACGGATCGCGTTTATTTCCGAACGCAAAGGCAAGCCCAACTTGTTCATGATTTCATTAGACGGCGGCGAGGCGAAACAGGTGACATTTTCCAAAACCGGACTTTATTCACCGATCTGGTCGAAAGACGGTCTTCATATTATTTGCGGTTCGCGCGTGCTTCCAGCAAGGAAAAACACGATAGAGAATTGGACGAAAAATGAATTACCGGAATGCAACGCCAGGAGCATCGACCGTCTGCTTTTTCGCCAATGGGATACTTGGCTCGGCGATAAGAAGAATCATATTTTTCTCGTTGATTTGAACGATGGATCGATGAAACATCTGAAGCCCGGCGATTTCGATACGCCGCCTGTCTCCCTTTCGAGTTCGCATGATTTCGATATTTCGCCGGACGGCGAGACGCTGGTTTATCGAAAAGGCTACAATCACAGGCCATACGAAATTTACTCACAACCAACCAATGGTGAAAAACCGACACAATTGACATGGGCGAACCGTGAATTTGATGAAACGTTCGATTTGCCGCAGGTCGAGACGTTCCGGTTTCCCGGCGCGAACGGTGACACGGTTCACGGATTTCTCCTTCGCCCACCGCATTTCGATCCTGAGAAAAAATATCCGGTCATACTGACGATTCACGGCGGTCCGCAAAATATGTGGGGCGACCGTTTCATGCTCAGTTGGTTTACGATGCAATTGATCACGTCGCCCGGCTACGTCGGCGTTTTCATCAATCCGCGTGGAAGTACCGGCTACAGTTCGACATTCCGCGAAGAAGTCAGTCGCGATTACGGCGGAAAATGCTTTGAAGATTTGGTCAAAGGACTCGATTTTGTCATTGCCAAATACGGTTTTATCGATAAAGACCGACAGGCGGTGATCGGCGGTTCGTTCGGCGGATATTCCGTCAACTGGCTCATGGGGCACACGAACCGGTTTAAGTGCGCCGTCAGTCATGCCGGATTGTACAATTTGACGAGTTTTTTTGGCGCGACGGAAGAACTCTGGTTTCCCGCGTGGGACATGGGTACGACGCCATGGGACGAGCCGGAACTATATGATAAATGGTCGCCACATCGGTTTGCTAAAAATTTTAGGACGCCGACGCTTGTAACACAGGGTGAATTGGATTTTCGCGTGCCGGTTGGCGAGAGCCTACAACTTTTCACCGCGCTTCAGCGGCAGGGAATTCCGTCGCGGTTAGTCATTTTCCCGGACGAAGGTCACGAAATTCTCGGCTTGCAGAACAATGTCCGCTGGTGGAAAGAAATGCACCGCTGGCTGGCTAAGTATTTAAACTAATTTGGGCTTAAGGGCATTTTGCCTTGATGGCCATTAAATTTTGTAGAAAATCAATATTGGATTGTAACGGTAAAATCGCCAGCGTCGGGTGTTCTAATATCGATCATCTTTTCATCCGATAGAAAAGTCCAGCATTCGCGGATTTTCGCCGATGTTTCGGATGGTTTTAGGGCGGACAATTCTTTCGATCCAACGAGAACTTTTGCCGGTTTTTTATCGGAGATGATTCTGAATTGATAATTTTTCCGGTCGGGCGTAAATCCTGTTTGTTCTCTCTTGACGACAACGGTCAACGCATCGTCTTTTTCTTCGATGTTAAAATTAACAACGGAAAAACGCCCGTTCTCGTATTCGTAGGAATATCCGTCGTCTTCGTACAGTGAATAGTAACTTTTCGCGGATGGAAAAATGGTCAGGATCGTCGTTTCGACAGGCTTCTCGCCGACGAACTGCTGAACTTCCTGCATCGGCAAAACGCCGCCAGATTTTAGAAAGAAAGGAATCCGTTCCAGCGGAGCATCGACGGTCAGCCACTGGTTGCCGGAATAGATTTTTCCGGTATTCATTTCGAACCAAAGTCCATCAGGCAAATAGAGATGTTTCGCATTGTCCGTTTCCGATAAAACCGGCGCGACCAGCAGATTTTCGCCAACCATGAATTGAAATTGCGACTGATCGTTCCAGCACTCCGGATCGTTCTGAAATTCAAGAAACATCGGTCGCATGAGCGGCAAACCAGTTTGCGTTGCCTGATGAAATTCGCTGTAAAGGTACGGCAACATTCGATAGCGCAAGTTGATGATTTCCCGGACGGTGTTTTCAACGTCTTGCCCAAAAGCCCATGGTTCTTTGGCTTTCGTTCCGTATGCCGAATGCTGTCTGAACAGCGTCGTGAAGGCGCCGAGCTGCATCCACCGCACGTAAAGCCTTTGCGACGCTTCGCCCATGAATCCGCCGACATCCGTGCCGACGAATGGAATGCCGTTCAAGCCGAGGTTTTGCGACATCACACAAGCAATCTGAAGATGATCTTCGCTGGAAAGATTATCTCCCGTCCAAACTGCAGAATACCGTTGAATACCGGAAAAACCGGCGCGCGTCAACAGAAAATGTCTCTTGTCCGAAAAATTCCGCAGGCCTGCGCGCGTCGCTTTTGCCATTTCCAGCGCATAAACGTTGTGGATTTTTTTATGGTCGGCGCTAAAGCCATTGCCGTTAAAGCGTACGAGGTCCGGGAAGTGACTTCCCCAAACGGCAGGTTCGTTCATGTCGTTCCAAAAACCGGAGACGCCGTCTTTCATCAATGCGGACAATTTCTCGCCCCACCAATCTCGCGTTTCTTTTTTTGTGAAATCCGGGAAAAACGCCCAGCTCGGCCAGACTTCACCCTGATACAATTCGCCGTCCGGATATTTGACAAATAAATCTTTTGCGATGCCTTCTTTTGCCGCGAAGTAATTCGTGTCGGCTTTCACGCCCGGATCGATGATGGGAATAATTTTAAAGCCATTCGTTTTTAGATCGGCGATGAGTTTTGAAGGATCGGGAAAACGGTTTTTGTCCCAGGTGAACACGCGATAGCCGTCCATGTAATCAATATCGAGAAAGATGACATCGCACGGGATCTGCCGTTTACGGAAATTATCAGCCAGCGCCCGAACAGTCGATTCTGGAGTATAACTCCACCGGCTTTGCTGGTAGCCAAGCGCCCATTTCGGCGGCATTTCCGCTTTTCCCGTCAATTCTGAGTAGGATGACAGCACGCGCTTCATCTCAGGTCCGTAGATGAAGTAGTAATCCATCTCGCCGCGATCGGCGCCGAATGAATAAAACCGGTTGTTGCTCGCGCCGAAATTGAAATGACTGCGATATGTGTTGTCAAAGAAAATGCCGTAAGATTTTCCGTTTCTGACGCCGTAAAAAAATGGAATAGAGACGTACAATTCGTCGGTTCGTTCGGTGTAGCCGGGGAAATCGGTGTTCCAGAGCGTGTATTCGTTGTCGGTTTTCCGCAGGCCGTCGCTTTTTTCACCCAATCCGTAAAAGTTCTCGCCATCCAATCGTTTTTTATAACAGCGGACTTCTTCTTTGTCGAAGGAGACGCCGAATGACGCATCGTCGGCATTGAGCAAATTCATTTCCTTGTCAAAAATCGAAATCCGGCACGGCTTTTTCGCGATTTGCACGATCAATTCGTTTGTTGAAAGAATGAAGCGATTTGGCTCTTCCTTTAATGAAAAATCGGACTTTCCGGGCATTTCAGCGATGACGGCGTATGACGGCGACTGGCTGAACGATTCGTTGTTTGTGTATCGGAATCGAATGACGTTTTCGCTCAACATATAAACGGTGAAATTGGCGTTGACGAGGCGGAATTCAACGCGATTGGAAAATAATTGATGACCGACGATATTTCCGACGAACACGGGTTCACTGAGTAATGATGTACAGAGGATGCAAACGAGTAAAAAAAGTGCGAATATTCGGTTCATGAGATCTCCGTTGATTTACAAGATCGTCGCCAGTGAATACTTCCGGCAGTCGTCTTTTGGAATTATTTCTGCAAATATCCATTGATAAAAATATATCAATCCACGTGGGCAATCACAACTAAAATTTCCCATAACAATAAGTCGGTCGGTTTGAATTTGCGTTTGATGAAAAACCTTATGCTCGCCTAAGCACGTTTTAGATCAATTTCGTTATTGAAAAATTGCCGATTCCGTTCTAACTTTTGCGCGCTATTTGTCATTCAATCGTATTCTTTCGATTAATAAAAGGAGGAAAATAGAATATGAGTTTGAAATATATGTTTCTGATTGCGCCGATTGGTTCGATTATCGCGCTGATTGCCGCATACATTTTTCACAAAATGATGCTAAAAAGCGATCCCGGCAACGAGAAGATGCAGAAAATCGCCGGCGCTGTCCGAAAAGGCGCCTTCTCTTACATTAAGCAACAATACAAAATCGTTATGCTGGTGTTTGTAGCCATTTTTGTCGTTTTTCTCTTCATGTCCTATGTTCTGCATGTTCAGAATAAGTGGGTGCCTTTCTCGTTTTTGACGGGCGGTTTTTTTTCCGGATTGGCGGGATTTTTCGGGTTGAATACGGCGACGCTGGCGTCCAATCGAACAGCAGAGGGCGCACGGAAATCTTTGAACGCCGGCTTGAGAATCGCTTTCCGCTCCGGTGCCGTAATGGGTCTAGTTGTTGTTGGACTTGGACTGTTTGACATATCGATGTGGTTCACGATTTTGTATTGGTTAGTTCCACGACTCGGGTATCAGGCGATGAGCCTCGCTGCGATTACGACGACGATGCTGACTTTTGGAATGGGCGCATCATTGCAAGCACTTTTCGCACGTGTCGGCGGCGGAATTTTCACCAAAGCGGCTGACGTCGGCGCCGATCTCGTCGGGAAAATCGAGGCCGGAATTCCAGAGGATGATCCGCGCAATCCTGCGACGATTGCGGACAATGTCGGCGATAATGTTGGTGATGTTGCCGGAATGGGCGCTGATCTGTACGAATCTTATTGCGGTTCGATTCTAGCGACTGCCGCGCTGGGTGTCGCGGCATTTAGCGGTTCGCCTTTCGAAAAAGTTTTAGCCGCTTTGTTGGCTCCGATGATTATAGCCGGTGCTGGAAATCTATTTTCCGTTCTTGGCGCTTTCGCGGTTCGGACGGGTGAAAAAGCAGACCAACGTTCGCTTCTCAAGGCTCTTGCCCGTGGCGTTAACCTGAGTGTTGTCCTGATTACGATATTTACCGTTGGCTTGCTTTACCTGCTGAAATTGCCAATGGGTATCGCCGGTTCCGTCATTACCGGATTGCTCACAGGCTGGACGATTGGTAAACTCACAGAATATTACACGTCGCAGTCTTATAAGCCGACGCGCTGGATCGCCGATCAGGCGAAGACGGGTCCAGCCACGGTGATCATCGGCGGTTTATCTACGGGAATGATTTCAACTGGATTTCCGGTCATTGTGACTGGCATCGGAATCGGTTTGGCTTATGCCTTTGCTGGTGGTTTTAGTACCGCTCCGAATCATATCAATCTTGGCTTGTACGGAATCAGTTTTGCGTCAATCGGGATGCTTTCGACGCTGGGAATCACATTGGCGACGGATGCTTATGGACCCATTGCTGATAATGCGGGCGGAAATGCCGAAATGAGCGATTTGCCGAAAGAAGTTCGTCAAAGAACCGACGCTCTGGATTCATTGGGCAACACGACTGCCGCGACCGGAAAAGGCTTTGCCATCGGTTCGGCGGCTTTGACGGCAATGGCGCTGATTGCGGCGTACATCGAGGAAATCAAGGCGCAGTTTTCGCATATTATCACGGACGGAGTCCTGATTAAAGAATTACTAACGAGTTTGAACATTTCCTTCGATCCGAACGCTTCTCTCGCATCTCTGCGCGAAATTGTCGCCAGCACTGTAACGCTGACCAATTGGGTCGATTATTACAACATTACATTGCTTAATCCGCGCGTGATTATTGGTGCGTTTCTCGGATCGATGATCACATTCGTATTCGCCGCGCTTGCGATGAAAGCCGTTGGGCGCTCCGCTGGAAGTATGGTTGAAGAAGTTCGCCGTCAATTCCGCGAAAAACCGGGCATCATGGAAGGCACAGATGAGCCGGATTACGAGCGGTGTGTTTCTATCAGCACGAAAGGTGCTCAGCATGAAATGGTTTTACCATCATTGTTAGTGGTCACCGTTCCGGTCATAGCCGGATTGGTTCTCGGCGTCGCGGGCGTTCTCGGCGTGTTGTTCGGCGGGCTCACAACCGGTTTTGTGCTGGCGATCACGCTAAACAATGCGGGCGGAGCATGGGACAATGCCAAGAAATATATCGAAGAAGGCAACCTCGGCGGAAAAGGTTCGTACGCGCACAAAGCCGCCGTCGTGGGCGATACGGTCGGCGATCCGTGCAAAGATACCGCCGGTCCCTGCCTGAATATCGTCATTAAACTGATGTCCACAGTTTCGATTGTAACTGTCGGATTGGCTGTGAAGTTCGGTCCTGTGATCGGTCAGTTGATCGGAATCGGTTCCCGGTAATCTTTAGTCAAATTTGTTGTGAACGACCGGCAATAGCGATATTTCCGGTCGTTTTGGTTTTATAAAAAACAGGCGCTGGCGTGTTAATTAACTTCAACTGGTCTTCTGTCTTTCTTTTCAAAGATTTTGGAAGTAATTTTGAATCACTGCTGTCCCATTAAGAAATATTAATAAGGTGATATGTTGCTGATAATCAGGTGATTAATACACGTATTTCGATTTTTCGATTTGAACTTTCTTACTAGATTTGACTTAATGCGTTGTCAACATAGAAAGGTGATAACACATAAATACAAGTCAAACAATTTTCTCACAAATCATAGAATTCATCCCTAAATATGAGTTCGAGAAGTACGTGAAAAAATATCGGGGCAATTATCGTTACCGGTCATTCAGTTGTTGGGATCAATTTCTCTGTATGCTGTTTGCCCAATTATCATACCGAGAGAGTTTAAGAGACATCGAGGCTTGTCTGAAATCCCAAAGCGCGAAACTCTATCATATGGGAATTAAGGGAACGGTGGCCCGGATGAATTTGGCGCGTGCTAATGAAAAACGTGATTGGCGAATCTATGCGGAGTTTGCTCAAGTTCTAATTGCCAGGGTGCGCAAATTGTATTGTAATGATTCCGACTTTCTGAGTGATTTAGAGGGTACAATCTATGCCCTGGATTCGACCACAATTGACCCGGACTAGCTTACATCGGTTCCCGTAGACGTAGTTATAGACTATTGCTGTATTTCCTGAATAATTGGTCTTGAATTCCATCATCACCTGTCCGTTCCCATTATATATAGAGAACTTGTAGGGATAATAACTAGTCCTTTTGTCTCTTGTCGTAGGCCATTCCCACTATTGGCGCGGCATAATATTACG is a window from the Candidatus Marinimicrobia bacterium CG08_land_8_20_14_0_20_45_22 genome containing:
- a CDS encoding mannose-1-phosphate guanylyltransferase, with the protein product MYAVIIAGGIGKRFWPRSRRERPKQLLNIVAEQSMLKLTYERLRQICDEKKIYVIAGKSLKEAILRDLTKLPEKNVIIEPSGKNTAPAIGLVTTIILDRDPNAVIGIFPSDHLISDIDAFKNAVMTGYRFAKDHVALVTFGITPTRPATGYGYIQMDKSVAPVDEDVYKVKTFAEKPLLRTAIRFLESGEFLWNSGMFIWKGSSIINAIKLFIPELHDSLQEIARAIGTPNYDAVLKTQWATIRGVSIDYGVMEKAKNVYVVAGNFDWSDVGSWDAVYELMPKDKNSNVLIGDVTAIDSSGCYVYSRKNMVATIGVKDLIVIQSKDSILIVHRNESEKVKDLVDLLEHEKRMEHL
- a CDS encoding diaminopimelate epimerase; this translates as MQIHFWKITAAGNDFVLIDDRPALFQSNAPALAQKFCDRRFGIGGDGTIFIRNYPECDFEMAYFNPDGSGPAMCGNGSRAAVLFVHDNAICVKGSYRFLAADGEHSGVYKNGNVAITVRKPIELKIETFNGNEVFRVDTGVPHLVVLTKNLAQIDIRNIAPKLRKTFDANVNFIEQNKDGRWAIRTYERGVEDETLACGTGATAAAYMVSKLFDQTFPIRLIARGGELQIDETNDTFWLSGPTKSVFTGTIEINL
- a CDS encoding sodium-translocating pyrophosphatase gives rise to the protein MSLKYMFLIAPIGSIIALIAAYIFHKMMLKSDPGNEKMQKIAGAVRKGAFSYIKQQYKIVMLVFVAIFVVFLFMSYVLHVQNKWVPFSFLTGGFFSGLAGFFGLNTATLASNRTAEGARKSLNAGLRIAFRSGAVMGLVVVGLGLFDISMWFTILYWLVPRLGYQAMSLAAITTTMLTFGMGASLQALFARVGGGIFTKAADVGADLVGKIEAGIPEDDPRNPATIADNVGDNVGDVAGMGADLYESYCGSILATAALGVAAFSGSPFEKVLAALLAPMIIAGAGNLFSVLGAFAVRTGEKADQRSLLKALARGVNLSVVLITIFTVGLLYLLKLPMGIAGSVITGLLTGWTIGKLTEYYTSQSYKPTRWIADQAKTGPATVIIGGLSTGMISTGFPVIVTGIGIGLAYAFAGGFSTAPNHINLGLYGISFASIGMLSTLGITLATDAYGPIADNAGGNAEMSDLPKEVRQRTDALDSLGNTTAATGKGFAIGSAALTAMALIAAYIEEIKAQFSHIITDGVLIKELLTSLNISFDPNASLASLREIVASTVTLTNWVDYYNITLLNPRVIIGAFLGSMITFVFAALAMKAVGRSAGSMVEEVRRQFREKPGIMEGTDEPDYERCVSISTKGAQHEMVLPSLLVVTVPVIAGLVLGVAGVLGVLFGGLTTGFVLAITLNNAGGAWDNAKKYIEEGNLGGKGSYAHKAAVVGDTVGDPCKDTAGPCLNIVIKLMSTVSIVTVGLAVKFGPVIGQLIGIGSR
- a CDS encoding 8-amino-7-oxononanoate synthase; the encoded protein is MDLFKKCFEYTAVKEAKSRGYYPYFIPFSGGDDTVMIYNGEPKIMIGSNNYLGLTHHPAVISAAEKALHEYGTGRTGSRFLNGTLDIHEAFEKELAEFVEKEAALIFSTGFLVNLGVISSLLGKTDAVIIDKLDHASIVDGCLLSGAGIHRYRHNDMASLEKTLAGISEKSGKLVIVDGIFSMEGDIAKIPEICPIVQKYGARLMVDDAHSIGVLGPKGNGTAAHFGLTSQVDLIMGTFSKSFGAVGGFVAGNADVIDYIKHNSRAMIFTASLPPSVLSGVRAALQIIQSEPERRQRLIEIGNYMRKEYRSMGFDTSTSETPVIPIIIGDNMKTFTFWKRLFNEGIYTNAIISPAVPGNSSRLRTSYIATHRQEQLDFVLEKFHKIGKELAII